A single SAR324 cluster bacterium DNA region contains:
- a CDS encoding DUF3187 family protein, which yields MIKRVALVSCVFSWSTSLLMSSPPVHPVHNSTPVVFYFMRTLYEPDTAFSLETGKMNIELGWLRGNFSQYSVNTGVDGVSIDAHVSFKHCIDLQPGDPPNYNWDCKSEGYSIYHDGEFDRIAGGFSLGIGYGLELQLMTRHIRFFEGNLDRWIERFHENTGRNNAKRVTYPRNDFNILVFDNQHENLVFSFKTPMEQHLPESHGIALKWKILANAQHALAVKWTSNFQDHLLEYHLNQLPPSEPVKDFDDYNISLVYSFQEGGYALHLATAQTIMSQPVFANTKKQWITHFIGGVLPLSETWNMPIQILYYESLFRNDERENLSEGLFDATIAFRKQMKNFQIIEFGITDTMNYSPLETDAVFFLKWAMNVTLF from the coding sequence ATGATTAAGCGTGTTGCTTTAGTCAGTTGTGTCTTCTCATGGTCCACTTCATTGTTGATGAGCAGTCCTCCTGTGCATCCTGTTCATAATAGCACACCCGTGGTATTTTATTTTATGAGAACTTTGTATGAACCCGATACGGCATTTTCACTTGAAACCGGGAAAATGAATATTGAACTAGGCTGGTTACGAGGAAATTTTTCTCAATATAGTGTGAATACTGGTGTCGATGGAGTATCCATTGATGCTCATGTCAGTTTCAAACATTGCATTGATTTACAACCAGGAGATCCTCCTAATTATAATTGGGATTGCAAATCAGAAGGATATTCGATTTATCACGATGGAGAGTTTGACAGAATTGCAGGCGGGTTTTCATTGGGAATTGGTTATGGATTAGAACTCCAGTTAATGACGCGTCACATCCGTTTTTTTGAGGGAAATCTGGATAGATGGATAGAAAGATTTCACGAAAATACAGGTCGTAATAATGCCAAGCGCGTTACCTATCCCCGTAACGACTTCAATATATTGGTGTTTGACAATCAACATGAAAATCTGGTGTTTTCCTTCAAAACTCCCATGGAACAGCATCTTCCAGAATCACATGGTATTGCGCTTAAATGGAAAATATTGGCTAACGCCCAACATGCCTTAGCTGTAAAATGGACCTCTAATTTTCAGGACCATCTTTTGGAATATCATCTCAATCAACTACCGCCGTCTGAACCAGTCAAAGATTTCGACGATTACAATATATCGCTGGTTTATTCTTTTCAGGAAGGTGGGTATGCTTTACATTTGGCAACGGCTCAAACCATCATGTCTCAACCCGTTTTCGCAAATACGAAGAAACAATGGATTACACATTTTATTGGGGGAGTTCTCCCTTTATCTGAAACATGGAATATGCCAATACAGATCCTTTACTACGAAAGTCTCTTCAGGAATGATGAACGGGAAAATCTGTCAGAAGGACTGTTTGATGCAACGATTGCTTTTAGAAAACAAATGAAAAATTTCCAAATCATTGAATTTGGAATAACCGATACGATGAATTATAGTCCGTTGGAAACGGATGCGGTATTTTTCTTAAAATGGGCAATGAATGTTACATTATTTTAA
- a CDS encoding FecR domain-containing protein, with amino-acid sequence MKKNKSTLSMICFIGLSASTVYGASYGKANVEQGSMTIIRGGQSLRYASPQNEIDVNVNDVIRTAPESKVVIILTEDESQITAGGNSILQAKPWKNPKASGVLRSLFGKFLAKTKEDRLDKKDLNILTTTVTVGVKGSEALVHTTGASTSVAALSGTIVGYNNTAINLESTQTEQDGNSGSGNTEDDQNGGDSQEGNNGSTSGGDEGGGTGTGSTSGGDEGGGTGTGSATSGGDEGGGTGTGSATSTESGSGTGTGTGTSASTGTGTGTGTSASTGTGTGTGTSASTGTGTGTGTSASTGTGTGSIPPSTGTGSSASSSVIPVGQTLTSVDNGSTNIQIITVAVDSQQLNTSDIKSEGPTLGVTNTEMSTIQEVKPNEATVVPQVTQTGTEFKPSEAPTAPKTETKPTEAPVAPQTAPTPVVPPTSSIANEVANSAGQAVQNSGASAVEASSQVKAKIKVSIEK; translated from the coding sequence ATGAAAAAGAATAAATCAACTTTGTCAATGATATGTTTTATCGGATTGAGCGCATCAACAGTTTATGGCGCATCCTATGGTAAAGCCAATGTGGAACAAGGGAGCATGACCATCATTCGTGGTGGACAAAGCTTGCGTTATGCATCACCTCAAAATGAGATAGATGTTAATGTAAACGATGTGATACGTACAGCTCCGGAATCTAAAGTCGTGATCATTCTTACCGAAGATGAATCTCAGATAACCGCTGGAGGAAATTCTATCCTTCAGGCAAAACCCTGGAAGAATCCAAAGGCATCTGGCGTTTTACGAAGTTTGTTTGGAAAATTTTTAGCAAAAACAAAAGAAGACCGCCTAGATAAAAAAGATCTCAATATTCTTACCACTACAGTGACTGTCGGAGTGAAAGGTTCGGAAGCACTTGTTCACACGACAGGGGCCTCAACCAGTGTAGCCGCATTGAGTGGAACTATAGTCGGGTATAACAATACCGCAATCAATCTGGAATCAACCCAAACTGAACAAGATGGAAATTCAGGATCTGGAAACACAGAGGACGATCAAAACGGTGGTGACTCTCAAGAAGGAAACAATGGTTCAACTAGCGGAGGTGACGAAGGTGGTGGAACCGGAACTGGTTCAACTAGCGGAGGTGACGAAGGTGGTGGAACTGGAACAGGTTCTGCAACAAGTGGTGGTGACGAAGGTGGTGGAACTGGAACAGGTTCTGCAACATCAACAGAATCAGGAAGTGGAACCGGCACCGGCACGGGGACTTCAGCATCCACTGGAACCGGTACTGGGACTGGAACTTCAGCATCCACTGGAACCGGTACTGGGACTGGAACTTCAGCATCCACTGGAACCGGTACTGGGACTGGAACTTCAGCATCCACTGGAACTGGAACTGGCAGTATTCCGCCATCTACAGGAACCGGAAGTTCAGCCTCTTCTAGTGTAATTCCTGTTGGTCAAACCTTGACCAGTGTGGACAATGGGTCTACTAATATCCAAATCATCACTGTCGCAGTGGATTCTCAACAACTGAATACTTCGGACATCAAATCAGAAGGACCAACGTTAGGTGTTACGAACACTGAAATGTCAACCATTCAGGAAGTAAAACCCAATGAAGCCACTGTTGTTCCACAAGTTACTCAAACCGGAACAGAATTCAAACCATCTGAAGCACCCACAGCACCAAAAACTGAAACAAAACCTACGGAAGCTCCGGTAGCGCCACAAACCGCACCAACGCCTGTAGTTCCACCAACTAGTAGTATCGCAAATGAAGTAGCCAATTCAGCCGGTCAAGCGGTACAAAATTCAGGTGCCAGTGCGGTTGAAGCATCTTCACAAGTGAAAGCAAAAATTAAAGTATCCATTGAAAAATAA
- a CDS encoding AAA family ATPase, with product MRTNQNVYVDKTRFLYDLITTGRVYFLSHPRRFGKSLLVTTLQALFLGKKELFENLWITQNTDYGFVEYPVLLIDMSLGSIQESDQLQKKLTNHINTLASQYGIPLEIEEYDQHFRELIRKLKEKTGKPVVILVDEYDKPILDNINNPEVGAIRDTLRQFYTIIKASDAHLHFVFLTGVSKFSRVSVFSRLNNLFDISMMGQYAAICGYTQEELERTFEDWILDLAEEQEFDKAQTLNKIREWYNGYRFSTKEIKVYNPFSTLLLFQQKQFKAHWFETGTPSMLIRLLESKNYPLSNLEQLTATEEMFSVFDVACFHTCLRR from the coding sequence TTGAGAACCAATCAAAATGTGTATGTGGACAAGACCCGGTTTCTGTATGACCTCATTACAACCGGACGGGTTTACTTTCTCTCCCACCCCAGACGTTTTGGGAAATCGCTGCTGGTCACCACCCTTCAGGCTTTGTTTCTGGGGAAAAAAGAATTGTTTGAAAATTTATGGATCACACAAAACACGGATTACGGTTTTGTGGAATATCCGGTTTTGTTGATTGATATGTCATTGGGGAGTATCCAGGAAAGTGACCAGTTGCAGAAAAAACTTACAAATCACATAAACACCCTGGCATCTCAATATGGAATCCCGCTGGAAATCGAAGAATATGACCAGCACTTTAGAGAGTTGATTCGGAAACTGAAAGAAAAAACCGGCAAGCCTGTGGTGATCCTTGTTGACGAATATGACAAACCAATTCTGGACAACATCAACAATCCGGAAGTGGGAGCGATCAGGGACACTCTTCGTCAATTCTACACCATCATCAAAGCTTCTGATGCACACCTGCATTTTGTGTTTTTGACCGGCGTGAGCAAGTTTTCCAGAGTCTCGGTGTTTTCCAGACTGAATAACCTGTTTGATATTTCCATGATGGGGCAATATGCGGCGATTTGCGGATACACCCAGGAAGAGTTGGAACGTACTTTTGAAGACTGGATTCTGGACTTGGCAGAGGAGCAGGAATTCGATAAGGCGCAGACGTTGAACAAAATTCGGGAGTGGTACAATGGGTATCGTTTTTCCACCAAAGAGATCAAAGTGTATAATCCTTTTTCCACGCTGTTGCTCTTTCAGCAAAAACAATTCAAAGCCCACTGGTTTGAAACCGGCACGCCCTCCATGTTGATTCGACTTTTGGAAAGCAAAAACTATCCTCTGAGCAACCTGGAACAGCTAACCGCAACTGAAGAAATGTTTTCCGTATTCGATGTTGCCTGTTTTCATACTTGTCTTCGTCGATGA